One genomic region from Carcharodon carcharias isolate sCarCar2 chromosome 12, sCarCar2.pri, whole genome shotgun sequence encodes:
- the arl6ip6 gene encoding ADP-ribosylation factor-like protein 6-interacting protein 6 isoform X3, whose product MPRLVKRSGLAAPALGAWAEGGDVMGCNPPGEEPMEVDTPGVCGQKDSFNAAAAVSRQSRVLAPPVYGHSRSNKWPARVCSMLCCIVMISFIAFLLAIMYIIVKDLSWDKENSEDGVKTGILGFWGSLILALIAGLSCCSFSWTLTYFDSFEPGMFPPTPLSPARFRKLEARVSRAPLTLS is encoded by the exons ATGCCGCGGTTAGTGAAGCGAAGTGGGCTGGCCGCTCCAGCTCTCGGTGCCTGGGCAGAGGGCGGGGATGTAATGGGCTGCAACCCTCCGGGAGAAGAGCCCATGGAAGTCGATACGCCCGGTGTTTGTGGACAGAAAGACTCCTTTAACGCTGCCGCTGCCGTGTCGAGGCAGAGCCGGGTGCTGGCACCGCCGGTCTACGGTCATTCCCGGAGTAACAAGTGGCCAGCCCGAGTCTGCTCCATGTTGTGCTGCATTGTAATGATATCGTTCATTGCCTTTCTCCTAGCGATTATGTACATAATCGTCAAAG ATTTAAGTTGGGACAAAGAAAACAGTGAGGATGGCGTCAAGACTGGTATTTTAG GTTTTTGGGGCTCGTTGATTTTGGCTTTAATTGCTGGCTTGTCATGTTGCAGTTTCTCATGGACATTGACGTATTTTGATTCATTTGAACCCGGGATGTTTCCACCAACACCCCTGTCGCCTGCCCGATTTAG GAAACTGGAGGCACGAGTTTCCCGTGCACcactgactttatcttga
- the arl6ip6 gene encoding ADP-ribosylation factor-like protein 6-interacting protein 6 isoform X4, with protein MPRLVKRSGLAAPALGAWAEGGDVMGCNPPGEEPMEVDTPGVCGQKDSFNAAAAVSRQSRVLAPPVYGHSRSNKWPARVCSMLCCIVMISFIAFLLAIMYIIVKDLSWDKENSEDGVKTGILGFWGSLILALIAGLSCCSFSWTLTYFDSFEPGMFPPTPLSPARFSSRRSNDCCP; from the exons ATGCCGCGGTTAGTGAAGCGAAGTGGGCTGGCCGCTCCAGCTCTCGGTGCCTGGGCAGAGGGCGGGGATGTAATGGGCTGCAACCCTCCGGGAGAAGAGCCCATGGAAGTCGATACGCCCGGTGTTTGTGGACAGAAAGACTCCTTTAACGCTGCCGCTGCCGTGTCGAGGCAGAGCCGGGTGCTGGCACCGCCGGTCTACGGTCATTCCCGGAGTAACAAGTGGCCAGCCCGAGTCTGCTCCATGTTGTGCTGCATTGTAATGATATCGTTCATTGCCTTTCTCCTAGCGATTATGTACATAATCGTCAAAG ATTTAAGTTGGGACAAAGAAAACAGTGAGGATGGCGTCAAGACTGGTATTTTAG GTTTTTGGGGCTCGTTGATTTTGGCTTTAATTGCTGGCTTGTCATGTTGCAGTTTCTCATGGACATTGACGTATTTTGATTCATTTGAACCCGGGATGTTTCCACCAACACCCCTGTCGCCTGCCCGATTTAG TTCCAGGAGATCAAATGACTGCTgcccttaa
- the arl6ip6 gene encoding ADP-ribosylation factor-like protein 6-interacting protein 6 isoform X2, with protein MPRLVKRSGLAAPALGAWAEGGDVMGCNPPGEEPMEVDTPGVCGQKDSFNAAAAVSRQSRVLAPPVYGHSRSNKWPARVCSMLCCIVMISFIAFLLAIMYIIVKDLSWDKENSEDGVKTGILGFWGSLILALIAGLSCCSFSWTLTYFDSFEPGMFPPTPLSPARFRVRNIYNVAILEHRVP; from the exons ATGCCGCGGTTAGTGAAGCGAAGTGGGCTGGCCGCTCCAGCTCTCGGTGCCTGGGCAGAGGGCGGGGATGTAATGGGCTGCAACCCTCCGGGAGAAGAGCCCATGGAAGTCGATACGCCCGGTGTTTGTGGACAGAAAGACTCCTTTAACGCTGCCGCTGCCGTGTCGAGGCAGAGCCGGGTGCTGGCACCGCCGGTCTACGGTCATTCCCGGAGTAACAAGTGGCCAGCCCGAGTCTGCTCCATGTTGTGCTGCATTGTAATGATATCGTTCATTGCCTTTCTCCTAGCGATTATGTACATAATCGTCAAAG ATTTAAGTTGGGACAAAGAAAACAGTGAGGATGGCGTCAAGACTGGTATTTTAG GTTTTTGGGGCTCGTTGATTTTGGCTTTAATTGCTGGCTTGTCATGTTGCAGTTTCTCATGGACATTGACGTATTTTGATTCATTTGAACCCGGGATGTTTCCACCAACACCCCTGTCGCCTGCCCGATTTAG GGtgaggaatatctacaatgttgctatacTGGAACATAGGGTGCCTTAA